ACGGAAAATGGCGGATTGACGCGCTGATCGGGGCGGGGGGGATGGCGGCCGTCTACGCGGCCACGCATCACGTGGGGCACCGCGTGGCCATCAAGATCCTGCACCCGGAGGGCGCGGTGTCTCGCGAGCTCCGCGCCCGCTTCGAGCAGGAGGCGCTCGCCGCCGCGCGGCTCGGGCACCCGGCCGCGGTGCAGGTCCACGACATCGACGTGACCGAGCGGGGAGAGCCGTTCCTTGTCATGGAGCTGCTCGACGGAGAGAGCCTCCGCGAGCGCGTGTTGCGGCTCGGTACGATCTCATTGACCGAGCTCCTGGCCCACATGGACACGCTGCTCGAGGTCATCAAGGCGGCGCACGACGCCGGGATCGTCCATCGGGACATCAAGCCGGACAACCTGTTCGTGACCCGCGATGGGCGGCTCAAGGTGCTCGATTTCGGGATCGCGCGCATGAAGCAGGGCGGCTCGGGGCTGAAGACGCGGACGGGCGCGGTGCTGGGCACGACAAGCTACATGGCGCCCGAGCAGATCCTGGGGAGGAACGTGGACGGGCGGGCCGACCTCTACGCGGTGGGCGCGACGATGTTCACCGTCCTCGCGAACCGTCGAGTCCACGACGACGACGGGCTCACCGAGGGAGAGCTCCTCGTGAAGAGGGGCACGACGCCGGCTCCTTCGCTGTTGACGGTGGCGCCGGGCGTGGATCCGCGGGTCGCGCGCGTCGTGGACCGGGCGCTCGCCTTTCAGGTCGAGCGGCGCTACCCGGACGCGCAAACGATGCTCGCCGACGTGCGCGCCCTGCGCCGGGGCGAGGAGCCTCCCTTCGCGACGGGGGAGCAGGCCAGGATGGACGAGCGCACGCGCGCGTACGGCCGGGCCATCCCCGACGGGCCGCCGGCGGGGGCGCATTATCCGAGCGCGAGCCCGCCGGCCGGGGTGATGCCGGCGGCGGTGGCTGCCTCGACGGGGGCTCCTCCGGGCCAGCCTTATTCGGGGGCGGCGGGGGCGGGGGCAGCGCCCCGGGGGCGGGGGCAGCGCGCACCGGGAGCGACGCAGATCGCGGTCGTCGGCGGGGTGGCGGTGCTGCTCTTCTGCGTGGGAGTCGGGATGGTGCTGCTGCTGTGGCCCTCCCGCGACCCGGGCGCCGGCGACGCTGGCGACAGCGGCGCGCCGGTGTCGCTCCAGGATGTCGCGCAGGCCCGGAGCGCTGCGGTGCTCGCGGTCGACCCCGCCGGCTGTCCGCCGGGCGTGCCTTGCACTTGCCCGGGCGGCAGTCCGGGAAAGGCGCCGGCGAGCTGCCTGCTCACGTGCGGCGACGCGCCCGGCTGCAGGCCGAGCTGCTCCGATCGAGAGAGCTGCGCGAGCCACTGCGCCGGCGACTGCCAGTCTTCCTGTGCGAAAAGCAAGGTGTGCAGCACGACGTGCGCAGACGGCTGCTCCACCGACTGCCGCAACGCGGAGACGTGCCAGGTGACCTGCGGCGCGGGGTGCTCGATCACCTGCGAGGACGTCAACAAGTGCGCTCACGTCGTGGGCGACGGGAGCGTCGTGAGGTGCAATCGGGTCGGAGGGTGCCAGGTGATGTGCATGGGCTCGTGCGCGGTGTCTTGCTCCAATACCGGGGGAGGATGCCCGGTGACCTGCGTTGGGCAGGGGCCCGCGGTGAAGTGCGGCGATGGCCGCAAGGCGTGCGGGGACGGCTGCGCGCTGCCGCGGTGAGATGAGGCTGGCCGGGCGTTCGCCGGGGGACGAGCGTGGGACCGCGGTGAGCCGTCCAGGGGCCGACGCTCGGGCGTGCCCGTGTCCACACGTCGATGTACGTGCCTGCGAGCCCTCGCCGCGCCTCAGAGCCGGGCCTTGCGCAGCGCGAGCAGCCAGTCGTTGAGCTCTCCGTGGTTGGGCGGCTCCTCCGGCAGCACGGCGTGATCGCGGGCCGCCTCGAGGGTCGTGAAGGCCCGGGCGATCTGCTCGGCCCAGCGCTCGGCGACGTCGGGAGCGAGCGGCGCCTGCTCGCCGGCGCGCTTGGCCTCGATCAACTCGCGCGCGGCGCTGAAGCCGTAGAGATCGAGGAGCGTGGTGACATCGGTTACGATCTCGCCCGTCCGGAGGGCGTGGGCGCCGGTCAACGTGGTCCTGAGGACATAGAGGAGCTTCTTCGCCGACGAGCGGCCTCCCGCCTCCCAAGCGCG
The nucleotide sequence above comes from Sorangium aterium. Encoded proteins:
- a CDS encoding serine/threonine protein kinase → MSEAEEEEIQRLKARVGTTLHGKWRIDALIGAGGMAAVYAATHHVGHRVAIKILHPEGAVSRELRARFEQEALAAARLGHPAAVQVHDIDVTERGEPFLVMELLDGESLRERVLRLGTISLTELLAHMDTLLEVIKAAHDAGIVHRDIKPDNLFVTRDGRLKVLDFGIARMKQGGSGLKTRTGAVLGTTSYMAPEQILGRNVDGRADLYAVGATMFTVLANRRVHDDDGLTEGELLVKRGTTPAPSLLTVAPGVDPRVARVVDRALAFQVERRYPDAQTMLADVRALRRGEEPPFATGEQARMDERTRAYGRAIPDGPPAGAHYPSASPPAGVMPAAVAASTGAPPGQPYSGAAGAGAAPRGRGQRAPGATQIAVVGGVAVLLFCVGVGMVLLLWPSRDPGAGDAGDSGAPVSLQDVAQARSAAVLAVDPAGCPPGVPCTCPGGSPGKAPASCLLTCGDAPGCRPSCSDRESCASHCAGDCQSSCAKSKVCSTTCADGCSTDCRNAETCQVTCGAGCSITCEDVNKCAHVVGDGSVVRCNRVGGCQVMCMGSCAVSCSNTGGGCPVTCVGQGPAVKCGDGRKACGDGCALPR